The window tacagcgagatcctccaagtccgcaagtaccttcgtcaacatcaccgacatgttggacagttgacactggattccttctcccgccgcgccatcagaatcgagtccccggtccacaggcctgtctgggctttcatcttgaacccgtaagtgtcttttaatgtctccagagcccgaggattttgacttctttgccatgtttacctcaaacagtaaatgtgtaactgggtatatcgaatttcactggattatatcatgaaaataatgtaaaaaattagcaaagtgtgcagagctgtctctcacatgtcTGCCCTTCACACGGTGTCGcccatatatgtaccatttttaaagaaaacatgagtgagcaggcaaaacacatttcttttatttcttatgggattcatattcaactgtaggttataacagaatggcacaatcataaaacaaatcatggcaacaaagaaaaaaattaaatgacccctgttcaaaagtctacatacccttagttcttaatactgtgtattgccccctttagcataaatgacagcgtgcagtcttttgtaatagttgtctatgaggccccaaattcttgcaggtgttatagctgcccattcgtcttggcaaaacgcctccaggtcatgcaaagtctttggtcatcttgcatgaaccgcacatttgagatctccccagagtggctcgatgatattaaggtcaggagactgtgatggccactccagaaccttcacctttttctgctgtaaccactggagggtcaacttggccttgtgcttagggtcactgtcatgctggaaagtccaagaatgTCCCAtgagcagctttcatgcagaaaaatgcaaattgtctgccagtattttctgataacttgctgcattcatcttgccatcaattttcacaagattccccatgcctttagagctcacacacccccaaaacatcagtgagccaccaccatgcttcacagtggggatggtattcttttcactataggccttgttgacccctctccaaacatagcgcttatggttgtgaccataaagctctattttggtcttgtcactccaaattacagtgtgccagaagctgtgaggcatgtcagggtgttgtcatttgtggcattggcacagttaaggcttctttctggcaactcgaccatgcagctcatttttgttcaagtatcatcatattgtgctccttgaaacaaccacaccgtctttttccagagcagcctgtatttctcctgaggttacctgtgggtttttctttgtatcccgaacaattcttctgccagttgtggctgaaatctttcttggtctacctgaccttggcttggtatcaagagatccctgaattttccactaagtgattgaacagtactgactggcattttcaaggctttggatatctttttatatccttttccatctttataatgttccattaccttgttacgcaggtcttttgacagtccttttctgctccccatggctcagtatctagcctgctcagtgcatccatgtgagagctaacaaaaaaaggagccaaacaactatgtgatgataaatggctacatatgatcactatccttaaataaaaggaataaattttttttgcatgatcagtcatttttcaaaatcaatgccaaaatttcacaatttctgccagggtatgcaaacttttgagcaaaactgtatatatacaccgatcagccacaacattaaaaccacctgcctttgtgtaggtccccctcgtgccgccaaaacagcgccaacccgcatctcagaatagcattctgagatactattcttctcaccacaattgtacagagcagttatctgagttaccgtagtaaCCGTAGTAGTACcatagttcaaaccagtctggccattctctgctgacctctctcatgaacaaggtgtttccatccacagaactgccgctcgctggatgtttttttgtttttggcaccattcggagtaaattctagagactgttgtgtgtgaaaatcccaggagatcagcagttacagaaatactcaaaccagcccatctggctccaACATGTTAGAGACCCCTGCAGTTTTTTTAGATTTATGTatggtttgagtaaaatgaacatttttgttttattctataaaatactgacaacgtttctcccaaattccaaataaaatattgtcatatagagcatttatttgcagaaaatgacaactagtcaaaataacaaaaaagatgcagtgttttcagacctcgaataatgcaaagaaaacaagttcatattcatttttaaacaacacaacacaaatatttttaacttaggaagagttcagaaatcaatatttggtggaataaccctgatttcaaatcacagctttcatgtgtcttggaatgctctctaccagtctgtcacattgctgttgggtgacttcatgccactcctggcacaaaaattcaagaagctcggctttgtttgatggcttgtggcaggggagattctaggatttcaatcttagaGGGGCTCAGTCCCCAAGGACAcgatgtgcacatttaatgtatttcaCCCTTTAAAATAGATTGTGCTTTttgtgtttacatcattcaaaATATCCAtctaatattaatacaaatatttccattttctataataagcacatttaaagtaaaaaaattataagaatAACTGAAGCCGTTTAAAGAACCATtcaaataatgaaattaaatgtattttccatttattaacaaaaacattttctttaaatcgTTTATATAGATTCAAGTTcaatcaaattccacaaaaaccTTTTAATACAATAAATGTCACTTTTAGCTTGGTCATTCTTTAGTAgagtgaattaactccagatgatgtttctctAGATGTCATTATTTCCtgactcgagtcttttgaattTGTTCAAAAGAGAAAATCACACCGAAATGAGaaatgctgtccttttctgcatatcactgcccccttccgcatatcgcggcgGCTCATTTTTGGCCGGCCcacccggttctcccaatggccagtccgccactgagccttgctgaagcacccacaGATCATCACCGATAAGAGAAAGAGCAAGAGTTGTCCTTCCGCATCGCTGTTCCACACTCCAGTTCagttggtggcggtaatgcaccaaaagctggtttgccaaccgtCAAAATTCAGAAGAAGAAGGTGATCCTTTTTTACggactgtgatgacacgtttccgCCTTATATAGCATCGTAAATCTaacaaccttttttttattatttttttataatagccattttttaaatattgattgtaaattgtattattattattattattttatatagttaccacagctgcgaggggggttcttatacagctgctgagagaatgACAGTACACGCATTGCATTTTCTCTCATCTGACTGTCTCATCTGACTGACCTCCCCTTTCTGTAGTAATTGAaaagtaatagtggattttttcgtttgctgttggagcaaatgggtaagttaaaataatatttgctgtggtctcccattcaccgctgtcgaagtttaccctgcaaacgtttattTCCGCGTTTCAAAACCCGGATGGTGAAAAGGGTCTGTTATTGTATAAACTCTGACGTTCGGCGCTTCTCTCTTCGCTGTTGTTCAGTGTTGTAGTTGGTCTTAAAAATGCAGCTGAAGAGAGTTGTGATCCTGCCGGGGAACGGCGCAGGGAATATCGAGCACTGTAACTGGTACGGATGGTTAAAGAAACGAATAAATGAGGTATGATGATTCAACCAAAGTATGAAATCATACTGATACGTTTGGGCTTTTATTATGTCGGAGACGATTCATTTCACCTTACTGTTTGGCGTCTATTGTCATATCTAGATATCCGACGTGTCTTGTGTGCTGAAGAACATGCCAGATCCTGGTAGGCAGAATTTACATTACTCTAGATTAAATGAGGTCTGAATCATATATTTCTCTGCTGTAGTGTATTTTGTTTGAACAAACAGTGACGGCCAGAGAGAGCATTTGGCTTCCGTTTATGGAGAAGGATCTGAATTGTGATGAAGAGACAGTAATTATCGGACACAGTTCAGGGGCTGCTGCAGCCATGAGGTATTGAACGATTCATCAGCGATaaattattcagatgaatcttTATTCAGTGATCTTATCAATCtgaataattgtaaataattctTCTGAGGACATTTCTAACCTAAACTGGAGTAATGTGTTAAAGTGATGTTGGTGTTTTGTGCTGATGTTCAGGTATGCAGAAACACACAGAGTGTATGCCCTTATTCTGGTGGGTGCTTACACCACAGATCTGGGAGATGAGAATGAGCGTGAAAGTGGTAAGTGTAAATATCAGTTTATATGTGATTTAAAGTGTTAATGTGCTACTGACACACATTTTTCTCATCTCAGGATATTTCAGTCGGCCATGGGAATGGGAAAAGATTCGAGCAAACGTGAAACACATCCTTCAATTTGGATCCACAGACGACCCCTTCCTGCCTTGGGAAGAGCAACA of the Myxocyprinus asiaticus isolate MX2 ecotype Aquarium Trade chromosome 49, UBuf_Myxa_2, whole genome shotgun sequence genome contains:
- the rbbp9 gene encoding serine hydrolase RBBP9; this encodes MQLKRVVILPGNGAGNIEHCNWYGWLKKRINEISDVSCVLKNMPDPVTARESIWLPFMEKDLNCDEETVIIGHSSGAAAAMRYAETHRVYALILVGAYTTDLGDENERESGYFSRPWEWEKIRANVKHILQFGSTDDPFLPWEEQQEVADGLKTDLKKYSDRGHFQKTIFPELIDAIKRLKTDS